One genomic window of Vibrio parahaemolyticus includes the following:
- a CDS encoding DUF1249 family protein — MAQVAEKQRYHVDLAGLMRTYETNYAKLNALLPVSAEVGDVRCYQAANMVYQLTVNEITKYTTVVEICQSDETPVFPLPTMSVRLYHDARVAEVCSSGEFSRIKAKYDYPNDQLMQRDEKHQLNTFLGEWLTFCLRSGISRTPLAFN, encoded by the coding sequence ATGGCGCAGGTGGCTGAAAAACAGCGATATCATGTTGATTTAGCGGGTCTGATGAGAACCTATGAGACCAATTACGCTAAGTTAAATGCCTTACTGCCTGTCTCTGCTGAGGTTGGGGATGTACGTTGCTATCAAGCGGCGAACATGGTTTACCAACTGACCGTGAATGAAATCACAAAATACACCACAGTTGTTGAGATATGTCAGAGTGATGAAACGCCAGTGTTTCCTTTGCCGACGATGTCTGTCAGGCTTTATCACGATGCGAGAGTGGCTGAAGTATGCTCAAGCGGAGAGTTCTCACGCATTAAAGCTAAATATGATTATCCCAATGACCAGTTGATGCAGAGAGATGAAAAGCATCAACTTAATACGTTCCTTGGTGAATGGCTGACGTTTTGTTTACGAAGTGGCATTAGTAGAACGCCGCTTGCCTTCAATTGA
- the nudF gene encoding ADP-ribose diphosphatase produces MQQCDKRQDEFTSRDVEIISKESVFEGFFKMVKYRFKHKLFAGGWSDVVEREMFERGHAAAMLPYDPKTDQVVIIEQIRIGALEHEHPWQLEIVAGMIDRDESAEEVIRREAEEEAGITVGRVASVTSYYPSSGGCSEKLDVFVGEVDASKAHGIHGLDYEDEDIRVHVLSREQAYQWVKDGIFENGASIIALQWLQLNHQELRSQWGYPQIVESK; encoded by the coding sequence ATGCAACAGTGTGACAAACGACAAGATGAGTTTACTTCACGAGACGTAGAAATCATCTCGAAAGAATCTGTGTTTGAAGGCTTCTTTAAAATGGTGAAGTACCGTTTTAAGCATAAGCTATTCGCTGGTGGTTGGAGCGACGTGGTCGAACGAGAAATGTTCGAGCGTGGCCATGCCGCAGCAATGCTGCCCTACGATCCTAAAACGGATCAAGTGGTTATCATTGAGCAGATCCGCATTGGTGCATTGGAACATGAACACCCTTGGCAGCTAGAAATTGTCGCCGGTATGATCGATCGCGATGAATCCGCAGAAGAGGTGATTCGCCGTGAAGCCGAAGAAGAAGCAGGCATTACCGTAGGGCGAGTGGCATCAGTCACGTCTTATTATCCTTCTTCCGGTGGATGCTCTGAAAAACTGGATGTGTTTGTTGGTGAAGTTGATGCTTCTAAAGCGCACGGCATTCATGGTTTAGACTATGAAGATGAAGACATTCGAGTTCATGTGCTAAGTCGTGAGCAAGCGTACCAATGGGTGAAAGACGGAATATTTGAGAATGGTGCTTCTATTATTGCGTTGCAATGGTTGCAATTAAACCATCAAGAGTTGAGGTCACAATGGGGATATCCCCAAATAGTGGAGAGTAAGTAA
- the vpoC gene encoding efflux RND transporter outer membrane protein VpoC, producing MKKLLPLFISAALGGISSSAWADSLAEIYDLAKQNDPQLLSVAAQRDRAFEAITSSRSALLPQINLTAGYNLTRGDTEYDSNLISDVSNDSNALTAGVNFSQELYNRASWITLDTAEKSARQADATYAAAQQGLILRVSQAYFEVLRAQDNLVFVRAEKAAVGRQLEQTKQRFEVGLSAITDVHDAQAQYDAVLADEVLAENDLINSYESLREITGQEHKNLNVLDTNRFSATRTNSPAETLIDEAKTKNLSLLSARISQDIARDNISLASSGHLPTLSLDGGYNYGDTSNSARDNTTDNFNIGVNLAVPLYTGGNVTSQTKQAEFAYVAASEDLEAQYRSVVKDVRAQNNNINASIGALKAYEQSVVSARSALEATEAGFDVGTRTIVDVLDATRRLYDANKNLSDARYNYILSVLQLRQAVGTLSEQDILDVDAGLKPAK from the coding sequence ATGAAAAAATTGCTTCCACTATTTATCAGTGCAGCGCTAGGTGGCATAAGTTCTTCTGCATGGGCAGATTCTTTAGCTGAAATCTACGACTTAGCAAAGCAAAATGATCCACAATTGCTCAGTGTAGCAGCACAGCGTGACCGAGCTTTTGAAGCAATCACCTCTAGCCGTAGTGCTCTATTACCACAAATCAACCTAACAGCGGGTTACAACCTGACTCGTGGCGATACAGAATACGATTCAAATCTTATTAGTGACGTGTCAAACGACTCAAATGCCCTAACTGCTGGCGTTAACTTCTCGCAAGAACTTTACAACCGCGCATCTTGGATCACATTAGATACTGCTGAAAAAAGCGCTCGCCAAGCAGATGCTACTTACGCAGCAGCACAACAAGGTTTGATCCTTCGTGTCTCTCAAGCGTACTTCGAAGTATTGCGCGCTCAAGACAATCTAGTCTTCGTTCGTGCAGAGAAAGCAGCTGTTGGTCGCCAACTAGAGCAAACAAAACAACGCTTCGAAGTTGGTTTGTCGGCAATCACTGACGTTCACGACGCACAAGCTCAGTACGATGCAGTACTAGCGGATGAAGTGTTGGCAGAAAATGACCTGATCAACAGCTACGAATCGCTACGTGAAATCACAGGTCAAGAACACAAAAACTTAAACGTTCTTGATACTAACCGTTTCTCTGCAACACGTACGAACAGCCCTGCTGAAACGTTGATCGATGAAGCGAAAACGAAGAACCTTAGCCTATTGTCAGCTCGTATTTCACAAGACATCGCGCGCGACAACATCTCGCTAGCTAGCTCTGGTCACCTACCAACACTGTCTCTAGACGGTGGTTACAACTACGGTGATACTTCAAACAGTGCTCGTGATAACACGACGGATAACTTCAATATTGGCGTTAACCTAGCAGTGCCACTTTACACTGGTGGCAACGTGACATCACAAACCAAACAAGCTGAGTTTGCGTACGTTGCAGCAAGCGAAGATCTTGAAGCTCAGTACCGTAGCGTAGTGAAAGATGTTCGTGCACAAAACAACAACATCAACGCTTCTATTGGTGCGTTAAAAGCGTATGAGCAATCGGTAGTTTCAGCGAGATCTGCGCTAGAAGCGACAGAAGCTGGTTTTGATGTAGGTACTCGTACTATCGTTGATGTTCTAGACGCAACTCGTCGCCTATACGATGCGAACAAAAACCTTTCAGACGCTCGTTACAACTACATCCTGAGTGTTCTTCAGCTTCGCCAAGCGGTTGGTACACTAAGCGAACAAGACATCTTGGATGTGGATGCAGGTTTGAAACCAGCGAAATAA
- the cpdA gene encoding 3',5'-cyclic-AMP phosphodiesterase, which translates to MQSSNDSIKLLQITDTHLFAADEGSLLSVKTADSFSAVVNEVLRRKVGFDYILATGDISQDHSAESYQRFADGIAPLQKDCYWLPGNHDYKPNMGSVLPSPQIQAAEHVLLGEKWQLILLDSQVVGVPHGRLSDQQLTLLEEKLTEFPERHTLVLLHHHPLLVGSAWLDQHTLKDAEAFWQVVDRFDNVKGILCGHVHQDMNVIHKGIRVMATPSTCVQFKPNSDDFALDTTSPGWRELELHTNGDITTHVDRLPEGQFQPDFSSNGY; encoded by the coding sequence TTGCAATCATCGAATGACAGCATCAAACTTTTACAAATCACGGATACTCATCTGTTCGCTGCAGATGAGGGAAGTTTGCTGAGCGTAAAAACAGCCGACAGCTTTTCTGCTGTGGTTAACGAAGTTTTGCGCCGCAAAGTGGGGTTTGATTACATTTTAGCGACTGGCGATATTTCACAGGATCATAGCGCCGAGTCTTATCAACGATTTGCTGATGGCATTGCGCCGCTGCAAAAGGATTGTTATTGGCTGCCGGGAAATCACGATTACAAACCCAATATGGGCAGTGTGTTACCTTCACCACAAATTCAAGCGGCAGAACATGTGTTGCTGGGTGAAAAGTGGCAATTGATTTTGCTTGATTCTCAAGTAGTAGGCGTGCCTCATGGGCGTTTAAGCGATCAGCAGTTGACTCTTTTGGAAGAGAAATTAACGGAATTTCCTGAGCGTCATACACTGGTTTTATTGCATCACCATCCTTTGCTGGTGGGGAGCGCTTGGCTTGATCAGCATACGTTGAAAGACGCAGAAGCGTTTTGGCAAGTTGTGGATCGATTCGACAATGTAAAAGGCATTTTGTGTGGGCATGTTCATCAAGACATGAACGTAATACACAAAGGTATTCGAGTGATGGCAACACCATCAACGTGTGTCCAGTTTAAGCCGAATTCCGATGATTTCGCGCTTGATACCACATCCCCTGGTTGGCGTGAGCTAGAACTGCACACCAACGGCGACATCACAACCCATGTCGACCGTTTACCAGAAGGCCAATTCCAGCCAGATTTCTCTTCCAACGGATATTAA
- the yqiA gene encoding esterase YqiA — protein sequence MSKPSLLLYIHGFNSSPLSMKANLMREYCAQHRPDIKVIVPQLPCFPEQAAQLLLDIVEQYKDDYNIGLVGSSLGGYMSTWLNAKYGFKAVVVNPAVKPYELLVDYLGEQTNPYTHETYTLEACHIDELKALDVQSIASPHSFWLLQQTEDEVLDYRQAVDKFAKAKQTVEQGGDHSFVGFERYPAKIIEFLEL from the coding sequence ATGAGTAAACCTTCACTTCTATTGTACATCCACGGTTTCAACAGCTCACCGCTCTCAATGAAAGCCAATTTAATGAGAGAATATTGCGCGCAGCATCGCCCGGACATCAAAGTCATCGTCCCACAATTGCCTTGCTTTCCTGAACAAGCGGCTCAATTGTTGTTGGATATTGTTGAGCAATACAAAGACGACTACAACATTGGCTTAGTGGGTAGCTCGCTTGGTGGTTACATGTCGACGTGGTTAAACGCTAAGTACGGTTTTAAAGCGGTTGTCGTGAACCCTGCAGTTAAACCTTATGAGTTGCTTGTTGATTATTTGGGGGAGCAAACCAACCCATACACGCATGAAACCTATACACTTGAAGCTTGTCATATTGACGAGTTAAAAGCTCTTGATGTACAAAGCATCGCGTCGCCACACTCTTTCTGGTTGTTGCAGCAAACCGAAGACGAGGTTTTAGACTATCGCCAAGCGGTAGATAAGTTTGCAAAAGCTAAGCAAACGGTAGAACAAGGCGGTGATCACAGTTTTGTAGGCTTTGAGCGTTATCCTGCTAAGATTATCGAATTCCTTGAACTGTAA
- the hldE gene encoding bifunctional D-glycero-beta-D-manno-heptose-7-phosphate kinase/D-glycero-beta-D-manno-heptose 1-phosphate adenylyltransferase HldE, translating into MKPILPDYNSAGVLIIGDVMLDRYWYGPTGRISPEAPVPVVKVENNEERPGGAANVAMNIASLGGHAHIVGLTGEDEPAKVLTETLSALNVKCDFVALPDYPTITKLRVMSRGQQLIRLDFEDKFENTDATPVLSRMDAALPNVKAVIMSDYAKGSLEHVQAYIQKARAANIPVFIDPKGADFERYRGATLLTPNMKEFEDVVGKVKSDQELVEKALALVEEFDFEALLVTRSEHGMTLIRRGQEPFHLPTQAKEVYDVTGAGDTVISVLAASVAAGKSFEEACALANAAAGVVVGKLGTSTLSEIELAEAVHGSQDTDFGVISEKALIEAVKKARARGEKVVMTNGCFDILHAGHVSYLNHAAELGDRLIVAVNTDESVKRLKGPGRPVNPTDRRMAVLAGLGAVDWVVPFSEDTPQRLISEVLPSMLVKGGDYKPEEIAGGKEVIAAGGEVRVLNFEDGCSTSEIINAIKGGKG; encoded by the coding sequence ATGAAACCAATTCTACCTGATTACAACAGCGCTGGTGTGCTCATCATCGGTGATGTCATGCTAGACCGTTACTGGTATGGCCCAACTGGACGTATCTCGCCAGAAGCACCAGTACCTGTTGTAAAAGTAGAAAACAATGAAGAGCGTCCGGGTGGTGCTGCGAACGTTGCGATGAACATCGCGTCACTAGGTGGTCATGCTCACATTGTTGGTCTAACTGGTGAAGATGAGCCAGCAAAAGTGCTAACGGAAACACTCAGCGCATTGAACGTGAAGTGTGATTTTGTTGCGCTGCCTGATTATCCAACCATTACTAAATTACGCGTTATGAGCCGTGGCCAGCAACTTATCCGTCTTGACTTCGAAGATAAGTTTGAGAATACCGACGCGACCCCGGTTCTGTCTCGTATGGATGCAGCGCTACCAAACGTGAAAGCGGTGATCATGTCTGACTACGCAAAAGGCTCTCTAGAGCACGTTCAAGCGTACATTCAGAAAGCGCGAGCAGCGAATATTCCTGTTTTCATTGATCCTAAAGGTGCGGACTTTGAACGTTACCGCGGTGCAACTCTACTGACACCAAACATGAAAGAGTTTGAAGATGTGGTCGGTAAAGTGAAATCGGATCAAGAGCTGGTAGAGAAAGCTCTGGCACTTGTTGAAGAGTTTGATTTTGAAGCGCTATTGGTAACACGTAGTGAGCACGGTATGACGTTGATTCGTCGTGGCCAAGAGCCATTCCATCTACCAACGCAAGCGAAAGAAGTTTACGACGTAACAGGTGCTGGTGACACGGTGATTTCTGTACTTGCAGCATCGGTTGCGGCAGGTAAATCCTTTGAAGAAGCGTGTGCACTTGCTAATGCAGCTGCTGGCGTTGTCGTGGGTAAACTGGGTACGTCGACGCTGTCTGAAATTGAATTGGCAGAAGCGGTTCATGGCAGTCAAGATACCGACTTTGGTGTCATCTCAGAAAAAGCACTGATCGAAGCGGTGAAAAAAGCACGTGCTCGTGGCGAGAAAGTCGTCATGACCAATGGCTGTTTTGATATTCTTCACGCTGGTCATGTGTCTTACCTTAACCATGCTGCTGAGCTAGGTGATCGCCTAATTGTCGCAGTAAATACCGATGAGTCTGTAAAGCGTTTAAAAGGCCCTGGTCGTCCAGTAAACCCAACCGATCGCCGTATGGCAGTATTGGCAGGTTTAGGTGCAGTTGACTGGGTTGTACCGTTTAGTGAAGATACGCCACAGCGTCTGATCTCTGAAGTGCTGCCAAGCATGTTAGTTAAAGGCGGTGACTACAAACCAGAAGAGATTGCCGGTGGTAAAGAAGTGATTGCAGCAGGTGGTGAAGTTCGTGTTTTGAACTTTGAAGATGGTTGCTCAACCAGCGAAATCATCAATGCAATTAAAGGCGGCAAAGGCTAA
- the glnE gene encoding bifunctional [glutamate--ammonia ligase]-adenylyl-L-tyrosine phosphorylase/[glutamate--ammonia-ligase] adenylyltransferase — translation MQLPSSLVSVAESAVQNAQEAGYLQSWPNEVVEQFHYVSALSQFITETIHRDEALAQQLPTMLSELSRHQAYRTRLAALLAECPDEMSGHRVLRQFRNREMVYIAWKDFLHAWTLEESLRHLSQLAEAMIFETYQWQYKICCAEWGTPTNAEGEAQPMLIIGMGKLGGGELNFSSDIDLIFTYPENGETQGARRSIANAQFFTRLGQRIIKALDQQTFDGFCYRVDMRLRPFGESGPLVMSYAALEDYYQEQGRDWERYAMIKARVMGCEMYPQYQELRKMLRPFVFRRYIDFSAIQSLRRMKSMISSEVRRRGLTNNIKLGAGGIREIEFIAQVFQLIRGGREPSLRNRGLLETLSGIEELALLTPQEVSNLEAAYKYLRQLENLLQAMADKQTQTLPDCDIERLKLATAMQLESWDLLIEQTQQHMNKVHQVFETLIGDDEEDEGSTIARHFHELWDMANKQDVLELILEQDIQVEEPAIFSKAIINFKADLAKKTLGPRGREVLNRLMPKVFDAVFAHPDAQFGLPRVLHLLHNICTRTTYLELLDEHPAALVQLVRLCTASPMISEQLSRYPILLDELIDPQQLYNPIPLDSYRTELRDFLARIPEDDMEQQMEALRQFKQICILRIAAADIAGVLPVMKVSDHLTYLAEAIVEAVVSQAWLQVSEKYGEPTHVKDREGKGFAVIGYGKVGGWELGYNSDLDIVFMHDCPVNVYTDGKKEIDGRQFYLRLAQRIIHIFSTRTASGILYEVDTRLRPSGASGLLVSPTDAFDDYQHQDAWTWEHQALVRARMIYGDEPLAIAFHNTRHDVLCKPRDEQTLKKEVVEMREKMRDHLGGKKSGRFMIKQDVGGITDIEFLAQYLVLHYSHEKPKLTRWCDNVRIYETLIAQGVMEENQAMQLIRAYTTMRNEIHHRNLLNLDADVVEDKFVAEREWVKQAWNQWFA, via the coding sequence TCATCGCGTTCTGCGTCAGTTCCGAAATCGAGAAATGGTTTACATCGCGTGGAAAGACTTCTTACATGCTTGGACACTTGAAGAGTCATTACGGCATTTGTCTCAATTGGCAGAGGCGATGATCTTTGAGACATACCAATGGCAATACAAAATTTGCTGCGCAGAGTGGGGAACGCCAACAAATGCAGAGGGTGAAGCTCAACCGATGTTGATCATTGGGATGGGCAAGCTAGGTGGCGGCGAACTGAATTTCTCTTCCGATATCGACCTGATTTTTACTTACCCTGAAAACGGCGAAACCCAAGGTGCCCGCCGCAGTATCGCCAATGCGCAGTTCTTTACTCGTCTTGGTCAGCGGATCATCAAAGCACTCGATCAACAGACGTTTGATGGTTTTTGTTATCGCGTCGACATGCGGTTGCGTCCATTTGGAGAAAGCGGCCCGTTGGTCATGAGCTATGCTGCGTTGGAAGATTACTACCAAGAGCAAGGACGAGACTGGGAACGTTACGCGATGATCAAAGCGCGCGTGATGGGATGCGAAATGTATCCGCAATATCAAGAGCTACGCAAAATGTTGCGTCCGTTTGTGTTCCGTCGTTACATCGACTTTAGTGCGATTCAGTCGTTGCGCCGTATGAAATCAATGATCAGCAGTGAAGTGCGACGTCGCGGTTTAACCAACAACATCAAGCTGGGCGCTGGTGGTATTCGAGAAATTGAGTTTATCGCGCAAGTTTTCCAACTGATTCGTGGCGGGCGAGAGCCATCTTTGCGCAATCGTGGCTTGCTCGAAACCCTAAGTGGTATTGAAGAGCTTGCACTGTTAACCCCGCAAGAAGTCAGCAATCTGGAAGCGGCATATAAATATTTACGCCAGCTAGAAAATCTACTGCAAGCAATGGCAGACAAGCAGACTCAAACGCTGCCCGATTGCGACATTGAGCGTTTAAAACTGGCAACTGCGATGCAGCTAGAGTCGTGGGATCTGCTCATCGAACAAACTCAGCAGCACATGAATAAAGTGCATCAAGTATTTGAAACCTTGATTGGTGACGACGAAGAAGATGAGGGCAGCACGATTGCTCGTCATTTCCATGAATTATGGGATATGGCCAATAAACAAGATGTGCTAGAGCTGATTTTAGAGCAGGATATTCAAGTTGAAGAGCCCGCCATATTCTCTAAAGCTATCATCAACTTTAAAGCCGACTTGGCCAAGAAAACGCTCGGCCCCCGTGGGCGAGAAGTCTTAAATCGCTTGATGCCAAAAGTGTTTGACGCGGTGTTTGCCCACCCTGATGCACAGTTTGGTTTACCGCGAGTGCTGCACTTACTGCACAATATTTGCACGCGCACGACGTACTTAGAATTGTTGGATGAACACCCTGCCGCATTGGTGCAGTTAGTGCGCTTGTGTACCGCAAGTCCGATGATTTCCGAACAGTTGTCTCGTTATCCAATCCTTCTGGATGAGTTGATAGATCCTCAACAGCTGTACAACCCAATTCCACTCGATAGCTATCGCACGGAATTGCGCGATTTCCTTGCCCGTATTCCCGAAGATGATATGGAGCAGCAAATGGAAGCGCTGCGTCAGTTTAAGCAAATTTGTATTCTGCGTATTGCCGCAGCGGATATCGCTGGCGTGCTGCCAGTCATGAAAGTAAGTGATCACTTAACTTATCTAGCAGAAGCCATTGTTGAAGCGGTGGTCAGCCAAGCGTGGCTTCAAGTGTCTGAAAAATACGGCGAGCCAACACACGTGAAAGATCGTGAGGGCAAAGGCTTTGCCGTGATCGGTTATGGTAAAGTCGGTGGATGGGAGTTGGGCTACAACTCAGACTTAGATATCGTCTTTATGCACGACTGCCCAGTTAATGTATACACCGATGGTAAGAAGGAAATTGACGGCCGCCAGTTCTACCTTCGTTTAGCACAGCGCATCATCCATATTTTCTCAACCCGCACCGCATCAGGTATTTTATACGAAGTGGACACTCGCTTACGTCCTTCTGGGGCGTCCGGCCTGTTGGTGAGTCCAACCGATGCGTTTGATGATTATCAACATCAAGATGCGTGGACTTGGGAGCATCAAGCTTTAGTGCGCGCTCGCATGATTTATGGTGATGAACCATTGGCGATTGCTTTCCATAACACTCGTCATGATGTGTTGTGTAAACCGCGTGATGAGCAAACGTTGAAAAAAGAAGTCGTCGAGATGCGTGAAAAAATGCGCGATCATTTAGGCGGTAAGAAATCTGGTCGCTTCATGATCAAGCAAGACGTCGGTGGTATTACCGATATCGAATTTCTGGCTCAATATTTGGTGCTTCACTATAGTCACGAGAAACCTAAGCTTACGCGTTGGTGTGACAATGTCCGAATATATGAAACGCTAATTGCTCAAGGTGTCATGGAGGAAAACCAAGCGATGCAACTGATACGCGCGTACACGACGATGCGTAACGAAATACATCACAGAAACCTACTTAATTTGGATGCAGATGTGGTTGAAGATAAGTTTGTTGCAGAAAGAGAATGGGTGAAGCAAGCATGGAACCAGTGGTTCGCCTAA
- the parE gene encoding DNA topoisomerase IV subunit B: MTEQYNAGAIEVLNGLEPVRRRPGMYTDTARPNHLGQEVIDNSVDEALAGHASKVQVILHADQSLEVIDDGRGMPVDIHPEEKVSGVELILCKLHAGGKFSNKNYQFSGGLHGVGISVVNALSKRVEVTVRRDGQVYEIAFEHGDKVSDLTVTGTCGRRNRGTSVHFWPDAKYFDSANFSVTRLVNNLRAKAVLCPGLEITFTDKVNNKDYQWYYEDGLKDYLAEGVKGYPVLPEEPFTGEFSADTEAANWAVIWQPEGGEMITESYVNLIPTAQGGTHVNGLRQGLLDAMREFCEFRNLLPRGVKLTGDDVFDRCSYVLSVKIQDPQFAGQTKERLSSRQTAAFVSGVVKDAFSLWLNEKPQLAEQLAEVCIANAHRRMRASKKVVRKKVASGPALPGKLTDCSVQDLNRTEIFFVEGDSAGGSAKQARDREFQAVMPLRGKILNTWEVSADQVLASQEVHDISVALGIDPDSDNLDSLRYGKICILADADSDGLHIATLLCALFTRHFRALVEAGHIYVAMPPLYRIDCGKEVFYALDDDEKDGILERLSKKKAKINVQRFKGLGEMNPIQLRETTMDPNTRRLVQLTIDDSEATMEMMDMLLGKKRADDRRSWLQNNGDLAEV, from the coding sequence ATGACTGAACAATATAATGCTGGTGCCATTGAAGTACTGAATGGCCTTGAGCCAGTACGTCGCCGACCAGGGATGTATACGGATACAGCGCGCCCAAACCACTTGGGCCAAGAAGTTATCGATAACAGTGTCGATGAAGCGCTAGCCGGACATGCCTCAAAAGTACAAGTCATCCTACATGCTGACCAATCACTAGAAGTGATCGATGATGGTCGAGGCATGCCTGTTGATATCCACCCTGAAGAGAAAGTATCTGGTGTTGAGCTGATCTTATGTAAGCTCCATGCGGGTGGTAAATTCTCCAACAAAAACTACCAGTTTTCAGGTGGTTTGCACGGTGTAGGTATCTCAGTAGTAAACGCGCTGTCTAAGCGAGTTGAAGTGACGGTACGTCGTGATGGTCAAGTGTACGAAATTGCTTTTGAGCACGGTGACAAAGTATCAGACCTTACTGTAACGGGCACATGTGGTCGCCGCAATCGCGGTACTAGCGTGCACTTTTGGCCGGATGCGAAGTATTTCGATTCAGCTAACTTCTCTGTAACTCGTTTGGTGAACAACCTACGAGCGAAAGCGGTACTTTGCCCAGGTCTAGAAATTACGTTTACCGATAAAGTAAACAACAAAGACTACCAGTGGTACTACGAAGATGGTTTGAAAGACTATCTAGCCGAAGGCGTAAAAGGTTACCCAGTACTACCAGAAGAACCGTTTACAGGTGAGTTCTCTGCAGACACAGAAGCAGCAAACTGGGCAGTAATCTGGCAGCCAGAAGGCGGCGAGATGATCACCGAAAGTTACGTGAACCTTATCCCAACAGCTCAGGGTGGTACACACGTAAATGGTCTTCGTCAAGGTTTGTTGGATGCGATGCGTGAGTTCTGTGAATTCCGCAACTTGCTACCACGTGGTGTGAAGCTAACGGGCGATGATGTTTTCGACCGTTGTTCGTACGTGTTGTCGGTTAAGATCCAAGATCCACAGTTTGCTGGTCAGACTAAAGAGCGTCTCTCTTCGCGTCAAACCGCTGCGTTTGTCTCTGGTGTGGTAAAAGATGCATTCAGTCTGTGGCTAAACGAAAAGCCTCAACTTGCAGAGCAACTAGCGGAAGTGTGTATTGCTAACGCGCACCGTCGTATGCGCGCAAGCAAGAAAGTCGTACGTAAGAAAGTCGCATCGGGTCCTGCCTTGCCAGGTAAGCTAACAGACTGTTCCGTACAAGACTTAAATCGCACCGAAATCTTCTTCGTGGAGGGTGACTCGGCGGGTGGCAGCGCGAAGCAAGCCCGAGATCGTGAATTCCAAGCGGTAATGCCACTGCGTGGTAAGATCCTAAACACATGGGAAGTCTCTGCCGATCAAGTTCTGGCGTCTCAAGAAGTGCATGACATCTCGGTTGCGTTGGGTATCGACCCAGACAGCGACAACCTTGATAGCCTACGCTACGGTAAAATTTGTATCCTTGCCGATGCGGACTCGGACGGTCTTCACATCGCAACGCTATTGTGTGCTTTGTTTACTCGTCACTTCCGCGCGCTCGTTGAAGCGGGTCATATCTATGTGGCAATGCCGCCTCTGTATCGAATCGACTGTGGTAAAGAAGTCTTCTACGCCCTTGATGACGATGAAAAAGATGGCATTCTAGAACGTTTGTCGAAAAAGAAAGCCAAAATCAACGTACAACGATTCAAAGGTCTGGGTGAGATGAACCCAATTCAGCTACGCGAGACCACAATGGATCCGAACACGCGTCGTTTGGTTCAACTTACGATCGACGACTCTGAAGCCACTATGGAAATGATGGACATGCTGCTAGGTAAAAAACGCGCAGATGACCGTCGTTCTTGGCTACAAAACAACGGCGATTTGGCAGAGGTTTAA